One window of Methanogenium organophilum genomic DNA carries:
- a CDS encoding transporter substrate-binding domain-containing protein — translation MLSSRNHAALYLILLVGAILFVCGCVNEESATLSMSELSFYTEQLPPYNYEESGLLKGISIDLLDEITARMGEPVSHDRIQLVYWTEGYEAALTGEKTVVFTTARLPEREQSFKWAGPIYPFTTALFARPDHSATIEFPDDLEGVRIGVIKDDVAMLQLLDAGVEPDQLVQETEATVLVQKLLDGEIDFWAYPEVAGKYFTYQVTGNPYALRVVSTLPELEGYYAFSKDVPDSLVQSFQQTLDAIKAEKDAEGISTYEKILGRQIPAVGLAQLTYLTEEWAPYNYEEDGEVTGISIDILNAVFGHMVANQPPEVSIVPLPEGFDAVQDGSTVLFPIVRTAEREPLYKWAGPFTKASFVIFAPIAKNIIISSPEDLNQYRIGVVEDSVENNMLISRGVDPSQIINRGTSEELVQMLEAGEIDLWAMGDLAGRHQILKTATDPNAYEAVYTLSEDDLYFIFSMDVPDLLVEAFQQGLNTVRDQRDATGVSEYEQILYHYLGVGCARQVISDAEVMALVNMTAADIAKDAEGTFQAINAQKAPYWDPENPALYVFVYDSNVTMVAHGDNIRMVGVNYRYKTDVAGKPFRFEILQGARENGTGWIDYVYANPVEQNLYYKTTYYRMVEGSDGNEYVVCSGNFKACGT, via the coding sequence ATGCTATCATCACGTAATCATGCGGCCCTTTATCTCATTTTGCTCGTAGGAGCGATACTCTTTGTTTGTGGGTGTGTGAATGAAGAATCGGCGACCTTGTCTATGAGCGAGCTTTCGTTCTACACTGAACAATTGCCGCCCTACAACTACGAAGAGAGCGGTCTCCTGAAGGGAATCTCTATTGATCTCCTGGATGAAATCACCGCAAGGATGGGTGAGCCCGTATCGCATGACCGGATCCAGCTGGTATACTGGACAGAGGGGTATGAGGCGGCCCTCACCGGAGAGAAGACCGTGGTTTTCACCACTGCAAGGCTTCCCGAGCGTGAGCAGTCCTTCAAGTGGGCAGGACCCATCTATCCCTTTACAACTGCCCTCTTTGCCAGGCCAGACCACTCTGCCACCATCGAGTTTCCGGATGACCTCGAGGGAGTCCGTATCGGGGTGATCAAGGATGATGTCGCCATGCTCCAACTCCTGGATGCAGGAGTCGAACCGGACCAGCTGGTGCAGGAAACCGAAGCAACAGTATTGGTTCAGAAGCTCCTGGACGGCGAGATCGACTTCTGGGCCTATCCGGAAGTTGCAGGAAAATACTTCACCTACCAGGTAACCGGAAACCCATATGCCCTGAGGGTCGTCTCTACCCTGCCGGAACTGGAGGGATACTATGCCTTCAGCAAGGACGTCCCCGATTCGCTCGTCCAGTCCTTCCAGCAGACCCTGGATGCCATCAAGGCAGAGAAAGACGCCGAGGGGATCAGCACCTATGAGAAGATTTTGGGCCGCCAAATTCCCGCGGTGGGGCTTGCACAGCTTACCTACCTGACCGAGGAGTGGGCGCCGTATAATTATGAAGAAGACGGGGAGGTCACCGGTATCTCTATCGATATCCTGAATGCGGTCTTTGGACACATGGTCGCGAACCAGCCCCCGGAGGTCAGTATCGTCCCGCTGCCCGAAGGGTTCGATGCAGTGCAGGATGGCAGCACGGTCCTCTTCCCAATCGTCCGGACAGCGGAGCGAGAGCCTCTTTACAAGTGGGCAGGGCCGTTTACCAAGGCCAGTTTTGTCATCTTCGCACCGATCGCGAAGAACATCATCATCTCCTCGCCTGAGGATCTGAACCAGTATAGGATAGGGGTGGTAGAGGATTCTGTCGAGAACAACATGCTCATATCTCGCGGAGTGGACCCTTCACAGATTATCAATAGAGGGACTTCCGAGGAACTCGTTCAGATGCTGGAGGCAGGGGAGATCGACCTCTGGGCAATGGGCGATCTTGCCGGTCGGCACCAGATACTCAAGACAGCAACGGATCCGAATGCCTACGAGGCAGTATATACGTTAAGCGAGGATGATCTTTACTTCATCTTCAGCATGGACGTCCCGGATCTGCTGGTCGAGGCCTTCCAGCAGGGGCTGAATACCGTGCGTGACCAGAGGGATGCCACAGGGGTAAGTGAATATGAGCAGATCCTGTACCACTACCTTGGGGTTGGCTGCGCACGGCAGGTCATCAGCGACGCCGAGGTGATGGCGCTCGTAAACATGACCGCCGCAGATATTGCAAAGGACGCCGAAGGCACATTCCAGGCGATCAATGCACAGAAAGCCCCGTACTGGGACCCGGAGAACCCGGCGCTCTATGTCTTCGTGTACGATAGCAATGTGACCATGGTCGCCCATGGAGACAATATAAGGATGGTTGGTGTAAATTACAGGTATAAGACCGACGTCGCCGGGAAACCATTCCGGTTCGAGATACTTCAGGGAGCCCGCGAGAACGGAACCGGCTGGATAGACTATGTGTACGCCAACCCGGTTGAGCAGAACCTGTACTACAAGACCACCTATTACCGCATGGTGGAGGGAAGCGACGGGAACGAATACGTCGTGTGCAGCGGGAATTTCAAGGCCTGCGGGACCTGA
- a CDS encoding transporter substrate-binding domain-containing protein has protein sequence MLSPRNHASLYLILLLGAILFVCGCVNEQPGESVPATTVPVTGTIESLSFYTTEMPPYNYEENGSLKGISVELLELATEEMGTNVSREELQLLSWSEGYQAVLDQKNSMIFTIARLPSRETSFKWAGPIMTAHTVIFARQGSGIEIDDPGDLQNYRIGVETDDAAIPQLLDIGVDESQIVQVLNATLLVSMLRDGDIDLWAYGEVSGRYFAEQVTGDASGIEVVYSFPYVPLYYAFSLDVPDATVQSFQQALDAVKTAREPGYSEFERILYRYLGVGCYRNVTSDAEVMALANLTAEAIEQDAQGTFRKINEGEAPYLDPENPARYVFVYDTDLVLVANADNPASVGNNFQGLVDVTGTPFRDEIRSGALQNGTGWVEYVFLDPEESGLYNKMTFYRLTQGSDGQQYIVCSGKYKDCGS, from the coding sequence ATGCTATCACCACGTAATCATGCGTCCCTTTATCTCATTCTGCTCTTGGGAGCGATACTCTTTGTTTGTGGGTGTGTGAATGAACAGCCTGGCGAAAGTGTACCCGCCACAACTGTGCCTGTAACCGGAACCATCGAGAGCCTGTCGTTCTACACCACAGAAATGCCACCCTACAACTACGAAGAGAACGGATCCCTGAAGGGGATCTCGGTCGAACTCTTAGAATTGGCCACAGAGGAGATGGGGACGAACGTATCCAGGGAAGAATTGCAGCTGTTATCATGGTCAGAGGGGTACCAGGCAGTCCTCGACCAGAAAAACAGTATGATCTTTACCATCGCCCGCCTACCCTCACGCGAAACCTCCTTCAAGTGGGCCGGGCCCATTATGACGGCCCATACCGTCATCTTTGCCCGGCAGGGAAGTGGGATCGAGATCGATGATCCCGGTGACCTGCAGAACTACCGCATCGGAGTTGAAACAGACGACGCGGCCATCCCGCAGCTGCTGGATATCGGGGTGGACGAGAGCCAGATCGTGCAGGTCCTCAATGCCACTCTCCTGGTTTCCATGCTCCGGGATGGTGATATTGACCTGTGGGCATATGGGGAGGTTTCAGGACGGTATTTTGCAGAGCAGGTAACGGGCGATGCATCGGGCATCGAAGTCGTCTACAGTTTCCCCTATGTACCGCTCTATTATGCCTTCAGTCTCGACGTGCCGGATGCAACCGTGCAGTCCTTCCAGCAGGCGCTGGATGCAGTCAAAACAGCGAGGGAACCCGGCTATAGTGAATTCGAGCGGATCCTGTACCGTTACCTCGGGGTCGGCTGCTACCGGAATGTCACGAGCGACGCCGAGGTGATGGCACTCGCCAACCTGACGGCGGAGGCGATCGAGCAGGATGCTCAGGGCACCTTCCGGAAGATCAATGAGGGAGAGGCTCCCTACCTCGATCCCGAAAACCCGGCCCGCTATGTCTTCGTCTATGATACGGACCTGGTCTTGGTTGCCAACGCAGACAATCCCGCTTCCGTGGGCAACAACTTCCAGGGACTGGTGGATGTAACCGGTACACCGTTCCGTGACGAGATTCGGTCAGGAGCGCTTCAGAACGGCACCGGTTGGGTGGAGTATGTGTTCCTGGATCCGGAAGAGTCCGGGCTGTATAATAAGATGACCTTCTACCGCCTGACGCAGGGGAGCGACGGGCAGCAATACATCGTGTGCAGCGGCAAGTACAAAGACTGCGGGTCCTGA
- a CDS encoding cupin domain-containing protein produces MTASSNLTQVTYYRIYADSQGESHLDVVTVEQRLAQGAPPAAPFYISEDRAASKYRFYTFEPGWIGELHPAPTRQFLALMSGGVEVKTTDGTVHQFGPGDLVLLEDTSGKGHVTRNIGDGYATFFVVPVPIP; encoded by the coding sequence ATGACAGCCTCCTCCAATCTCACTCAGGTGACATATTACAGAATATATGCGGACTCGCAGGGCGAATCTCATCTTGATGTCGTCACGGTCGAACAGAGACTCGCGCAGGGAGCGCCACCCGCCGCCCCGTTCTATATCTCTGAGGATAGAGCCGCGTCGAAATATCGCTTTTATACCTTTGAGCCGGGCTGGATTGGCGAACTCCATCCGGCTCCCACCCGGCAGTTCCTCGCCCTCATGTCGGGCGGGGTGGAAGTAAAGACGACCGACGGGACGGTCCATCAGTTCGGCCCAGGGGATCTGGTGCTTCTGGAGGATACCTCAGGGAAGGGACACGTGACAAGGAACATTGGAGACGGCTACGCCACGTTCTTCGTGGTACCCGTCCCGATACCTTAA
- a CDS encoding nucleoside deaminase, producing MTPRASSSSGMDDLWQDHKIQHSPLHLLTMGTTATDEFMKTAIEEARTGLKEGGIPIGAVLVIDDTIVGRGHNRRVQNGSAVLHAEMDCLENAGRLRAQDYRRAVLYSTLSPCDMCSGAVLLYNIPKVVIGENQTFQGPEEYLRSRGVELVIMDDEECVRMMREFIATHPELWDEDIGEE from the coding sequence ATGACGCCCAGGGCATCCTCTTCTTCGGGAATGGATGATCTCTGGCAGGACCACAAGATTCAACATTCTCCACTCCATCTTCTCACCATGGGAACCACGGCAACAGATGAATTCATGAAGACCGCCATCGAGGAAGCGAGAACGGGGTTGAAGGAAGGCGGAATCCCCATCGGCGCGGTGCTGGTGATCGACGACACCATCGTCGGGCGGGGACACAATCGCCGGGTGCAGAACGGGAGTGCAGTCCTCCATGCCGAGATGGACTGCCTGGAGAATGCGGGCCGCCTGAGGGCACAGGATTATCGCCGTGCGGTGCTGTATTCAACCCTCTCGCCATGCGATATGTGTAGCGGCGCAGTCCTCCTCTATAACATTCCCAAGGTCGTCATCGGGGAAAACCAAACGTTTCAGGGGCCGGAGGAGTATCTGCGTTCGAGGGGTGTCGAACTGGTCATTATGGACGATGAGGAGTGCGTGCGGATGATGCGTGAATTTATCGCCACCCATCCGGAATTGTGGGACGAAGATATCGGAGAAGAGTAA
- a CDS encoding hemerythrin domain-containing protein, producing the protein MVIPVDGIRSIHNAFRKDMANIDTAALDLARGKGSAMDTFKRLEFYMEVLDWHAKGEEAGIFPALEKVAPDVAWAYERDHRGLDEASGKLIRSSSAGDYLETARASAALRFHLKIHLAKEDAHLYRIFAERVPMPEQMEAMGVMSSHVPQDRFLDVVAWWMPLVGLEDRENIVRIWQMVLPIPVFEKVREVVHTVTGDEWVELTRRIPGL; encoded by the coding sequence ATGGTAATACCTGTCGATGGGATACGATCAATCCATAATGCATTCAGAAAGGACATGGCCAATATCGATACTGCGGCCCTGGATCTGGCCAGAGGCAAGGGGAGTGCAATGGACACCTTCAAACGGCTCGAGTTCTATATGGAAGTGCTGGATTGGCATGCAAAAGGGGAAGAAGCAGGGATTTTTCCTGCACTTGAGAAGGTCGCACCCGACGTTGCCTGGGCATACGAGCGGGACCACCGTGGACTCGACGAAGCAAGCGGGAAACTGATTCGATCGAGTTCAGCTGGTGATTATCTGGAAACGGCCCGGGCAAGTGCCGCCCTCCGTTTCCACCTTAAAATCCACCTGGCAAAGGAAGATGCACATCTGTATCGGATTTTTGCAGAACGAGTTCCCATGCCTGAGCAGATGGAGGCAATGGGGGTCATGTCCAGCCATGTCCCGCAGGATCGATTTCTTGACGTGGTGGCATGGTGGATGCCCCTGGTTGGTCTGGAAGACCGGGAAAATATTGTCCGTATCTGGCAGATGGTGTTGCCCATCCCTGTTTTCGAAAAGGTTCGTGAAGTCGTCCACACCGTCACGGGCGACGAGTGGGTTGAACTTACTCGGAGGATACCGGGTCTATAG
- a CDS encoding NAD(P)/FAD-dependent oxidoreductase, producing MNVAIAGAGIAGGYLAGLLEKRGIVPDVYDGALHTTTCKCRSCGWGVPMGIQTYLTDVGLDLNDYLIEPMSPMHFDDLVAGTPLCTIHKPRLLQDFRKKATMKRQNVGMDELDDYDIVVDATGIHRALLPPCRSDLALPTLQHRVSVECEGTTRLEAGVYGNRIPGLGYLWIFPVGHDQYHIGIGGIGPIKHENILERFYRESSERFSFAIKCSCQDSIRVASPYHSTPFYERRERSDGTSQLIIGVGESIGTVSPFTGEGIVHSLECAKILADTWPNPERYTRSVLARFAWMKRERETLDYLLSTEGKGGPRMRDRWRFFRSARRSEIELPMIEAFKQMGSLSLWVENTDC from the coding sequence ATGAACGTTGCGATTGCTGGTGCGGGAATTGCCGGGGGGTATCTGGCGGGGCTTCTCGAAAAGAGAGGCATTGTGCCGGATGTCTATGATGGTGCGCTTCATACAACCACCTGCAAGTGCCGCTCATGTGGATGGGGTGTACCGATGGGTATCCAAACGTACCTCACTGATGTCGGTCTCGATCTGAACGACTATCTCATCGAACCCATGTCCCCCATGCATTTTGACGACCTTGTGGCCGGTACCCCTCTCTGCACCATACATAAACCCCGGCTTCTTCAGGATTTCAGAAAAAAAGCCACGATGAAGCGACAGAATGTAGGGATGGATGAGCTGGATGATTACGATATCGTGGTGGATGCAACCGGTATTCATCGAGCACTCCTTCCTCCCTGCCGGTCTGATCTGGCGTTGCCGACGTTGCAGCACAGGGTCAGCGTGGAATGCGAGGGAACTACACGCCTTGAAGCGGGGGTGTACGGGAACCGGATACCTGGCCTCGGGTACCTGTGGATCTTTCCCGTTGGTCACGATCAGTATCATATCGGCATCGGCGGGATCGGCCCAATCAAACACGAGAATATATTGGAACGCTTTTACCGGGAGTCGTCCGAAAGGTTCTCATTCGCCATTAAATGCAGCTGTCAGGATTCCATCCGGGTCGCTTCTCCGTACCATTCGACCCCGTTTTACGAGAGAAGGGAACGGAGTGATGGTACATCCCAGTTGATCATCGGGGTTGGCGAATCGATCGGGACGGTTTCGCCATTCACCGGAGAAGGGATTGTGCATTCCCTGGAATGTGCAAAAATATTGGCGGATACCTGGCCAAATCCCGAGCGGTATACCAGGTCGGTGCTTGCCCGGTTCGCCTGGATGAAACGGGAGCGGGAAACGCTCGATTATCTTCTCTCTACCGAAGGAAAGGGTGGCCCGAGGATGCGAGACCGTTGGAGGTTTTTCCGTAGCGCTCGTCGTTCTGAGATCGAACTCCCCATGATTGAAGCGTTCAAACAGATGGGCAGTCTGTCGCTGTGGGTGGAAAATACGGATTGTTAG
- a CDS encoding prenyltransferase, whose product MKSDIHWYDNNGANSPAIGDGVTLRTFWRILRIEGLIPFTGCAIVIGLVVALWEVGLSGIDWGLFVMTVVATLFIHLDAHIWNDITDLEVDRHEKSRETGRDRPLVSGWATVCDYKNLSLLITILIIVLAAFLTMQRIYIPLLFIMGFFFDYGYNHPRIALSYHPYTEWYIFPWLVVGVTVTVVYAATGIFSLLAFILSLLHGLTVTCFVVSMMRRDVNSDRVGRKNTSSVRHPELPHSTSYGIVTLIVSVLMLYPLYAILGRMALAYALILTTVIIAGINTVYGARIDQLCTRALYTAFPDFELKANELMVQQVGASMIHAAAIIMILLTFGEIL is encoded by the coding sequence ATGAAGTCAGATATTCATTGGTATGACAACAATGGGGCAAATTCTCCCGCAATCGGAGATGGTGTTACGCTTCGTACCTTCTGGCGTATCCTTCGGATTGAGGGGCTTATTCCTTTCACCGGCTGTGCAATTGTAATTGGGTTGGTGGTGGCGCTCTGGGAAGTCGGCCTTTCAGGTATTGACTGGGGGTTGTTTGTCATGACGGTCGTCGCAACGCTCTTCATCCATCTCGATGCCCATATCTGGAATGACATCACGGACCTGGAAGTTGACCGGCATGAGAAGAGCAGGGAAACCGGACGTGACCGGCCTCTCGTGTCTGGGTGGGCCACTGTGTGCGATTATAAAAATCTGTCTTTGCTCATCACGATCCTGATAATCGTTCTTGCAGCATTTCTTACGATGCAGCGAATTTACATCCCATTACTATTTATTATGGGCTTCTTTTTCGATTACGGGTATAATCATCCCCGCATCGCATTGAGTTACCATCCCTATACGGAATGGTACATTTTCCCATGGCTGGTGGTCGGGGTAACGGTGACAGTTGTGTACGCTGCGACCGGAATATTCTCCCTTCTGGCCTTTATTCTGTCACTCCTGCACGGCCTGACGGTGACCTGCTTCGTGGTATCAATGATGCGCCGTGACGTAAATTCCGATCGGGTGGGAAGGAAGAACACATCTTCGGTCCGGCATCCGGAATTACCGCACTCGACGAGTTATGGGATCGTTACCCTGATCGTGTCCGTACTGATGCTCTATCCGCTCTATGCTATTCTGGGACGAATGGCACTCGCGTATGCTCTCATTCTTACCACGGTCATTATCGCAGGGATAAACACGGTGTATGGGGCAAGAATTGATCAGCTCTGTACCCGTGCCCTGTACACGGCTTTTCCGGATTTTGAGTTGAAAGCCAACGAACTGATGGTGCAGCAGGTGGGAGCATCGATGATACATGCGGCGGCGATTATTATGATTTTACTGACATTTGGTGAGATATTATGA
- a CDS encoding Rieske (2Fe-2S) protein, which produces MSEFIEVFTTTDIQDGAMKKGIIGDREILIARVGDRYYAADNRCPHMGGDLSSGTLTETVVTCPRHHSQFDLRSGTAIRWTDWSGIKLSVAKFVKSPRTLKTHEVKVEGESILVKLRE; this is translated from the coding sequence ATGAGCGAATTTATTGAGGTATTCACCACCACCGACATCCAGGACGGTGCCATGAAAAAAGGCATCATTGGTGACCGTGAGATTCTCATCGCGAGGGTGGGGGATCGCTATTATGCTGCTGATAATCGCTGCCCCCATATGGGTGGAGATCTCTCTTCCGGTACACTCACGGAGACTGTCGTGACCTGCCCCCGCCATCACTCGCAATTTGATCTGAGAAGCGGGACGGCGATTCGGTGGACCGACTGGTCAGGCATTAAATTATCAGTTGCAAAATTTGTGAAGTCTCCCCGGACGCTGAAAACGCACGAAGTGAAAGTTGAGGGGGAGAGTATCCTTGTGAAACTGAGAGAATGA
- a CDS encoding Cdc6/Cdc18 family protein, translated as MKETDEDFKDRIRDLEGGDLRVGIDILKNSDLNAERGARTEVIEKDVTTAFETVRGAHLTLLIEGLKPGPERLLSHIIQMKQGSPTASLTSHILYESFKEKRDISYTAFRNWLRRLSDLRLIDIHQRAAIGNAHEIELRFDPSMMEEGCRT; from the coding sequence ATGAAAGAAACTGATGAAGACTTCAAGGACCGCATCCGGGATCTGGAAGGGGGGGACCTCCGGGTCGGCATCGACATCCTGAAAAATTCAGATCTCAATGCCGAACGGGGTGCCCGGACAGAAGTCATAGAAAAGGACGTCACCACCGCGTTTGAGACCGTACGCGGCGCTCACCTCACCCTTCTCATAGAAGGGCTGAAACCGGGTCCGGAACGGCTGCTCTCCCATATTATTCAAATGAAACAGGGTAGCCCAACGGCATCCCTTACTTCCCACATCCTTTATGAGTCATTCAAAGAGAAACGGGACATTTCCTATACCGCTTTTCGTAACTGGCTTCGGAGACTCTCCGACCTCCGGCTTATCGATATACACCAGCGGGCCGCAATAGGGAATGCACACGAGATTGAACTTCGGTTTGATCCGAGTATGATGGAAGAGGGGTGCAGGACATAA